The genomic DNA CACACGGCCATTGTGGCGGCTGCCGGGCCCGACTTGGGCGAGCAACTCGACTTCCTGCGCCGCAACCGGGACCGGGCCGTGATCCTCTGCGTGAACAATGCCCTCAAGCCCCTGGCCGAGGCAACCATCTCCCCGCATTTCGTGGTCATCAACGACACCTCCATCGCCTCGGGCCGGGTGTTCAGCCACATCCCGGCCATGGCCGACACCGCCCTGGTGGCCCATTGCCTCTCGAACCTGGGCGGCGACCGCTTTGGCGCGACCTATCTGTTCGGCGAGTTCATGCCGGAGTTGTTCGGAACCAGGCCGGAGCTTGACGCGCACGGCTCGGTCATCACCGCCGCCTTTTCCCTGGCCGCGCACCTGGGGTGCGCCCGCTGTGTCTTTGTGGGCGGACAACTGGCCTCGCCCGACCCCTGGCGGCTGGGCTACGCCAAAGGCTCCCTCAACCACGGCCAGGCCGCTCCGGTCCGCCCCCTCATGGACCGCCACCCGCAGCTCTGCCCGGTCAAGATCCCCTCTGGCGACACCCTGTACACCACCCTCAACTTCAAGGACGCCGCCCTGTGGCTGGCCGAGACCATACGCCTGTCAGGCATGGAATGCGTCAACACCTCGCGCGCGAGCATCCTCTATGGCCAGGGCATCCGCCACGATCCGGACCCGGCCTTGCCCGATCTGCCCGCCGGGCGCAACGTGGCCAGCCTCATCCGGCGTACCCGGATACGGCCCGATGCGCTGCGGCCCGACCCGGCCAGGGTGCGTGAATTTGTCCATGGAGAGGTCGCCCGCTGGAGCGCGGTCCGCGACACGGCCCAGACCCTGCTGGCCCTGGACGGCCCCCCCCTGCTGGCCGCAGGCATGGCCGCCCTGGCCCGCTTCGACGCAGACAACACCACCTTTCTCGTGGAACGTTTCGAGGATTTCGACACCCGCCGCTTCCACGGGCTGGTGTTCGGCGCGGACCCAATCGGGCGGGCGGCAGGACTCAGGGATTATTTTGCCCACCTGCGCGACATGGCCGGGGAACTGCTGGCCGCGCTGGAACAGGCCGGAGGGTAGCTGGAGCGCCCCCGAGGCGTGCATTGACGCTCTGAAATCGTTCACTCATAAAGTAAACGGCTGAAGAGGCCGATAGTCATGGTATGGAACGGGAGCGTGTGTGTGGCTGCGGATCAAGGCGGGCAAGGCGTTGTATAGGCTCCGGGGGGGGAGTCATTCCTCTGGAAGAAGGCGCCTCTTTGTCAAAAGAAAGGGCTACATCCACGATTGCAAGTTGTTATGCGTAGAAGAGACCGGGGAGCTCCCTGCGAACGTTTGTTGGGTGAATGGTCTGGAAATTGCTTAAGTCTTGAACCAATGTCGAAAGGTTGACTTTTTCCCGTTTTCATGTGGGGGCCAGGGAGAGGAACATGAGTGAAGCTCATCTCCAGAGAGAACAGGTTGTCCAGGATGGTATAGCCAAAGGAGCATGGTGACCCAATGAGCATGTCCCGCACCGATCTCATTTCCATATTCAGGATGGAGTTGTTGTCTCGGCGATCGGATCTCAAGCAGGAGGTTTTGGACGCTGTCAGGCGTTTTGATGTCAGCATCGGGTGGCATTATATTCTCGATTTTATCTGGCTGCTCGAAGGGGTGGAAACCCTTCCCCCCGGCAGCACCATTCTGGACGCTGGCGCGGGGCACGGTTTGATGCAGATGCTGCTCGCAGCAAGAGGGCACAAGGTGCTTTCCATCGACTATTCGCCGCGAATCCCTTTTGATTCATATCGGGCGAAGGCCTCCATCCGGGTATTGTCCCGGTCGGGTTTTGACGAAGCCTACCTCGAGCGAGTGCGCGCCCGCGGCATGGATGCGGGCGTGTCGGACGAGCCGCTGGCCGTACTGGCTGAAAAAGGGGTGGATATCGTCTATTGGCGTGCTGACATCTCCGATTTGTCACCCTTGCCCAACGAGTGCGTCGATGCTGTGGTTTCAGTGTCAGCGCTGGAGCATAACTCGAAGGAAAAACTGTTGACCTGCTGCAGCGAACTGGAGCGGGTACTCAAGCCCGGTGGGACCATGCACGTGACTGTGTGTGGTTCTGACCGGGAGGAATGGTTTCATGAGCCGTCCAAAGGTTGGTGCTACCCGGAGAAGAGCCTCATCGAGTATTTTGGTTTGCGCAACCCTGAGTCGAATTTCAGCGAGGCGGAGGCTGCATTTGCCGAGCTCAAGCAGGGCGACGGCCTTAAAGAACATCTGTCGGAGTCCTACTTCGTCTCTGGCGACAATGGAATGCCCTGGGGCAAGTGGAACCCCGAGTACCTGGCCCTTGGCGTGAGAAAGAACAAAAACTGAGGGCTGTTCCGCGTGTTGAACAGGTCTTCTTCCCGCGCGACATAGGGCAGCCTGTGTGGCGTCAGGGATGATACAAGATGTTGTGGTGGGTTATGGTGAGTAAACAGGAGCCGCTCGAGTCCACAGTCCCCAGGATATCCGTGGTGGTTTGCACCTCGGGTATCCGCGCCACCATAGGGCATGCCTTGGAGGCCTTGCTCGGGCAGACGCTGCCCGCGCAGGACTATGAGGTGGTGCTGGTCGTCAACACGGCAGAGCTGTCGGACTATGCCCAGGCGAAGGCTCGCTTGAGCACGGGTCTCCGAAAGGAGCATGTTCAGGTTCGTTTTGCGCATGAGCCGTGCCTGGGGCTGTCTGTTGCCAGAAACACGGGCATCAGGGTGGCGGAAGGCAGATATGTGGCCTTCATAGACGACGATGGCCTAGCCGACCCCCGGTGGCTTGAGCAGATCGTTACCCGTTTTGAAGCGGACGAGCGGGTGGCCAGCGTGGGGGGCAATATCTTTCCGCTTTTTGAGGTGGAGCCGCCTTCTTGGGTCACCCCGCACTTGTATCCGTATTTTTCCTGCAAGACGTTCAGCAAGGATGAGGAGTATCTTGGGCCAGGGCTCTATTTTTTTGGAACCAACATGGCGTTCAGGAAAGACGTGCTGGTGGCCTCGGGCGGGTTCGATGCCTGTCTTGGCCGCAAAGGAAACAACCTGCTTTCCAACGAGGAATGGACGGTTTTTCATTACATTGATCAACAAGGGCTGCTGAAACTTTCCTCACCCCAGGTCAATGTCCGGCATATGATTCCCCCCTCTCGGCTCATGCGGTGGTTTTTTGTCCGCAGACTTTGGTGGCAGGGGGTTTCGGACACGGTGTTTCATCTATGTGTCTCGGGTCGCGGCAAGGGGTGGGTGTTGCGTAAGGCGTGGAATGATTTCATCGGATACTACGGAAACTTGAGTCAGAAAATTCGCTCCGGCGCTTCCACGCCGCACATGGCTTTTTTCAACTTCTTCAGATGGGGGGGCATCCTTTACGCCCTGTGCGCGACAGGCAAGGTCTCCCCGTGCGAAACGAACATCAAGGACTAGCATCATGACCAAGGTATCAGTGCTTGTGACGAATTACAATTACGAACGATTCATCGACGAGGCTGTCGAATCCGTGATGACCCAGACCGTGCAGCCTCAGGAAATCATCATCGTGGACGACGGCTCCACGGACGGTTCGCGTCGACGCATAGAAGCCCTGGCCCGCAAGTATCCCATCATTGAGGCCGTGTTTAACGAGAATCAGGGCCAGGGGGCGGCCCTGAATGCTGCATTTGTCCGGTGTTCCGGGGACATTGTCTATCTGTTGGACAGTGACGACACCTGGTTGCCCGACAAAATCGCCACCACTCTCCCGCTCTTTGACAAGGCAGGGTTCGTCCAGCACAATCTGCATCTGTTGCAGGGTGTCTACCGGTCATTCTTGGTCCAGGCGGAGCCTCTGCGTTACATGCAGGAATTGGGGTATGTCGATTTTTTTGCACCCACTTCTGCCCTAGGTTTTCGCCGGGAGGTGCTGGAGCAGGTCTTTCCGTTGCCGGACACGGAGTCGCTTCGCATTTGCGCCGACGCGGTCCTCACTCGGCTAGCCCTTCATTACGGCGAACTTGAAACCCTTGATGTGCCCTTGGGATGCTACCGTGTGCATGGAGATAACGGTTGGTATTCCAGCCGCTTTCAAGGTCAACATTATGTTATGAGTCTTATCGGTATATTGAACCGTTGCTTGGTGGAGCGGGGTTTTGCCCGTATTCCTGTTGAGCGCAACTGCCTTCTGCCCAGACCGCAGGGGCAGCCCGTTGAAGAGGTTGAACGGTCTCTGGCCGTGCTGCGGGAAATGCGGGAAGACCCCATACATCGGGCTGCGTGCCTGGTTCTTGAAGGGCAGTTGCTGCTGCACCAGGGGCGGGAAAAAGAGGCATTGGAAGCATTCAGTCGGGCAGCCGGGGAGGGTAGTTCTGTGCCTGAGGAAGTGCGGGTCTTTCTCAAGCTTGGAAACGGCCCTGCGCCGGGGGAGGCCGAAGCCGGAATGCTGTCAACGGAGGCTGCGGCAAATATGTTTTTCGAAATGGCCGTCTGCCTTGTGCGCCTGCGGCGATACGAGGAGGCGCTGGCGGCCTTCGTCTCGGTGCTGCATCATGCGCCGGACAGGCTTGAAATATATCTCAACCGTAGCGACAGTTTGCGCTATCTCGGACGTTTTGACGAGGCCCTGGCCGAAGTGGACGAGGCAGAGAAGAGGAATCCGGCCCTGCCTGGGCTGGCGGAGACCAGGGACAAGGTGTGCCGGGCTATGGAAGCCGCAGGGCTCTCCTGCCCGGCTCGCAACAAGGTTGACGCACAGAAGGGCATGAGCGTGCAGATTCAGACCACCTCGGTCTGCAATGGCAAATGCATCATGTGTCCATATCTCGACAGTTGGCACAAGGACAATCCTGGGGTCATGACGGACGATGTCTATGACCGGATTCTCCGCGAGTTGCAAACCGTCGATGTCGACAAGATATGCCTGTATCTTGAGAACGAGCCCCTGGTGGACCCGAAGCTGATCCCTCGAATGCAGCAATTCATCCGGGAGGTGCCTTTTCGACTCATGGAGATTTCCACCAATGCCGCGCTGCTTTCCGCCCAGAGGAGCGAGCAGCTCGCACAGACCCTGGCCAATGTTCCGCACCAGATATGGATCAGTTTCCACGGCCTTGACGAACGTACCTATAACGGCATCATGGGACTTGATTTCAACAAGAGTCTCTCCCAGGTCATCCGTTTGCTTCGGCTGGCCGAAACCGTGCCTCTCAACGTCATCATCCGCGGGTCTGGAGAGCCGCAGCATGAATCCCTGCGCCACGAGTTCGCCTTCTCGGAGTCCGACTACCGAGCTTTCTGGGCGGCCAAATTCGCTGAACACGGTATCACAAGGCCTCCCAAGATCAATTACTTCCGATACCATGATCGGTGCGGCACCATCAGGCGCAACTCCATCCGGCTTCATGAGAATGTCCGCGACACCCTGAAAGGGTTCCACTGCCCGCGGGTGGATTCGTGGCTCCACTTCCTCTATACGGGCGAATTGTGCATCTGCTGCATGGACTACCACAGGGAGCAGATTTTCGGCGACATCACCAAGCAGTCGCTTAAGGAAATCCGGGAGAGCGAGGCATATACGACGATGCGCGACAAGGCATTCGGGCGGAGGGAATCGCCCGCCGACTTCATTTGTAAGCGATGCGTGAGCCCCAACGGCTGAGGCGGGTCCGGGGCTGAGGATGAGCATGGAGACAAAAGCGAGGGAAATGGTCCACAGCGTGACCGTTGCGACCGAGACGGACAGGGATGTGCTTCTGTCGCGAGCCCAGGACGCCGTGCAGGCCGCACGCTGGGAGAAAGCCCTGGATTGCTACGGGCAGTTGCTCGCTGGATACCCTGGGGAGGTCGCGGCCTACCTGGGGTACGGGAACTGCCTGTTGCATCTGCACAGGAGTCTTGACGACGCGGAGCGCGTTTTTCGCGATGCCATGGAACGGTTCCCGGAGAATCGCCAGGCGACCGAACGCGTTGCCCATGTCGCCGTCCGCAAGGGAGAGCATGGGACCGCGTTGCAGCTGTATGACGCTTTGCGTCGGCGTTTTCCCGGATATTCGGGAGCTGTCCTGGGCTATTGTGACTCCATGATCGGGCTGGGACGTGCCCAGGAGGCGGAGCCTGCTCTGCGGGCGTTCCTGGAAACGCAGCCCGGATTCTATGGCGTGCATGCAAAGCTCATCCAAATTCTTTCCCTTCAGGGGCGGCACGAGGAGATGCTGGAAGCGGCTGTCAAGGCCCGCGAGTGTCTGCCCGACGACCCCTCGGCTCATGCCGCCGTTGCCCGAGCGCTGGTCTGCCTGTGGCGCTACGAGGAGGCCCACGATGTGTATGTCGGGATCAATGCCCGGTTTTCATCCTCGTCGGTGGGGCTGGCCGGTATGTTGTGGATTTCGTCGCTTCGTCAGATATTTCCGCTCATGGAGCGGTACTATGGAGAAATCAGACAGCGTTTTCCGACCAACCTCGACGGGCCGATGTTCGTGGCCAACAGACTCTACAAGTTGGAATTGCTTGAGCGGGCGGATGAGGTGCTCGCTGAGTTGGTCGAGGCCTTTCCCGACCAGGTCGAGCCGTTGCTGCTCCACGCCCAAGTCGCTGTGCGGGCAGATGATTTCGAAACGGCGCTCGCACGGTTTGAACGGATCACGTCGCGTTTTCCCGGAAACTACGAGGGGCAGTCAAACTATGGAAAGATGCTCTTGAGACTAGACAAAACCGAGCTGGCTGAGGTCCATTTCCGAGAGATGCTCGACCTGTTTCCCTCACGGCCCGGCCCAACGTTGCACTGCGCCCGTCTGGCCTGCAAGAACGGGCGTCATGAAGAGGGCCTCGCTCTGATGCAGGCATTGCAAACGCGCTTTGTTGGCGGATATCCCGGTCAGGTTCTATCTGGGCCGTTCTCTCCGACCCGCCTCGACTTCGATCATGAGGAGACGTTATTTACTGTCCTGGCCGACCAATTTCCGAACAGGGTGGATATTCACCTCAGTTATGCTCGAATGATGATGTAGTCATTGCGCCCGGCCCGAAGAGGGCCGGGTTGTCCTTGAGGAAACGGCTTCCGACGAGTGAGCGCATCGGGGTTCCGCTCTCCCAGAAGGGGATGCCGTTGGGGCTTTTTTTCCCTCTTACCGAGGATTCAAGCTGTTGCCTGACGCGTGTTTGGCGGAGCCTGTCCTCTTCGGTTTCGGTCCATACGCCGGACAGGCGGTCATCCATTTCCAGACAGGCGTGGAGCATTTCTTCGGGTGTGTTGGAGACAAAGGTTACTCCGTAGTTTTCCCAGCGGTCTCCAGGGGGCTGGTCCAGGAGGGCATACTCAGCAAGGCTTAGGTGGGTTTGGGTGTTCTTGTTGTAAAGGTGCGGGAGCAGGAACAGGATATTTTCCAGCCAGTGCTGGGTAAATTTTGTGTAGAAATAGTTGGAAAAAACAATGGGGCGCCTGAAGATGGATGCGATACTGGTCACACCTGATGGAGGTGCTGCAAAAAAACGGCAGGTGGCTCCGAGATACAGGTCCATGAACTCGGAGCGGTATTTGCTGGCGTAGTCGATTATCCGGGGATGGGAGGAACACAAATCCAAGTCCGAGGCGGCTCCCATCCTCAGAACAAAGTAGCCTCGATCAGCCAATGCCATGGCGGCGAGACTGAACTGGTCGAACCCCGCGTCCCTAGAGTTGCTTGTCTGTTTGAACTTGTTGGCGTTCAGGATCGTTTTCCTGTAGGCCGATGTCCTTTCCCCGATGCACACATATTCGCTCTCCGGCTGAATTCCCATGCGTTCAAGCTCACTGCGGGCATAGCGAAGCTCCTCTTCCGAGAAGCAGAGGTGCGGTTCGGTCTTTCTCCATATCTGGGCCGAGTCAGCTCCCTGGTTGGCGAAGACCTCCTTAGTGATCGAATGGGGACTGTCCCAAGGCATCATGGAGGCGAACACGGTCGCAGTCTGGGAGGTATTGAGCACCTCGTCCCATTTTCGTTTGAGTTGTCTGTTGATCACGAATTGTCCGTACCCAAAAATATCGTATGAATCCGTGAAACCTATGCCGACGTCGCGTCGGCTCAAGTAGTTTTCCGTATTCATTGACATGTGTCCGAAGTACGAGCTCTGCATTGCTCCGAAGCGCACGAGCAGCCAGGGGCGGAGTTCTAGGGCCAGGGCCATGAGCAGCGACAACTCGTCTTGGGCGCGAACATCCAGCCTCACGTCCTTCAGGTACTCGTTCATGGTCGAGTAGCAGTCGAACCGTGAATG from Pseudodesulfovibrio aespoeensis Aspo-2 includes the following:
- a CDS encoding 6-hydroxymethylpterin diphosphokinase MptE-like protein — protein: MTSGKISALIKLGVLCLGEPSPGPDAAPDPGPHALSTRAPLSRFENPAYQYPFEDPSIPAFVRYPPDASLESLLGATRTMVFLGAADTPQLRLCLSRPDVVALIFEPDLAVFETFADAVGPARLHAGGAFCFVGRARTFDPALQDQLPGALFRQGTPAILSTGRIERDHPAWGAEVADSLETLHYRHCLYPLSSQHRVRSHPLRPITRDLLYDQQLHAYQNLDAFLTCPDIAPLAGGLSGHTAIVAAAGPDLGEQLDFLRRNRDRAVILCVNNALKPLAEATISPHFVVINDTSIASGRVFSHIPAMADTALVAHCLSNLGGDRFGATYLFGEFMPELFGTRPELDAHGSVITAAFSLAAHLGCARCVFVGGQLASPDPWRLGYAKGSLNHGQAAPVRPLMDRHPQLCPVKIPSGDTLYTTLNFKDAALWLAETIRLSGMECVNTSRASILYGQGIRHDPDPALPDLPAGRNVASLIRRTRIRPDALRPDPARVREFVHGEVARWSAVRDTAQTLLALDGPPLLAAGMAALARFDADNTTFLVERFEDFDTRRFHGLVFGADPIGRAAGLRDYFAHLRDMAGELLAALEQAGG
- a CDS encoding class I SAM-dependent methyltransferase; the protein is MSMSRTDLISIFRMELLSRRSDLKQEVLDAVRRFDVSIGWHYILDFIWLLEGVETLPPGSTILDAGAGHGLMQMLLAARGHKVLSIDYSPRIPFDSYRAKASIRVLSRSGFDEAYLERVRARGMDAGVSDEPLAVLAEKGVDIVYWRADISDLSPLPNECVDAVVSVSALEHNSKEKLLTCCSELERVLKPGGTMHVTVCGSDREEWFHEPSKGWCYPEKSLIEYFGLRNPESNFSEAEAAFAELKQGDGLKEHLSESYFVSGDNGMPWGKWNPEYLALGVRKNKN
- a CDS encoding glycosyltransferase family 2 protein yields the protein MVVCTSGIRATIGHALEALLGQTLPAQDYEVVLVVNTAELSDYAQAKARLSTGLRKEHVQVRFAHEPCLGLSVARNTGIRVAEGRYVAFIDDDGLADPRWLEQIVTRFEADERVASVGGNIFPLFEVEPPSWVTPHLYPYFSCKTFSKDEEYLGPGLYFFGTNMAFRKDVLVASGGFDACLGRKGNNLLSNEEWTVFHYIDQQGLLKLSSPQVNVRHMIPPSRLMRWFFVRRLWWQGVSDTVFHLCVSGRGKGWVLRKAWNDFIGYYGNLSQKIRSGASTPHMAFFNFFRWGGILYALCATGKVSPCETNIKD
- a CDS encoding SPASM domain-containing protein, with amino-acid sequence MFFEMAVCLVRLRRYEEALAAFVSVLHHAPDRLEIYLNRSDSLRYLGRFDEALAEVDEAEKRNPALPGLAETRDKVCRAMEAAGLSCPARNKVDAQKGMSVQIQTTSVCNGKCIMCPYLDSWHKDNPGVMTDDVYDRILRELQTVDVDKICLYLENEPLVDPKLIPRMQQFIREVPFRLMEISTNAALLSAQRSEQLAQTLANVPHQIWISFHGLDERTYNGIMGLDFNKSLSQVIRLLRLAETVPLNVIIRGSGEPQHESLRHEFAFSESDYRAFWAAKFAEHGITRPPKINYFRYHDRCGTIRRNSIRLHENVRDTLKGFHCPRVDSWLHFLYTGELCICCMDYHREQIFGDITKQSLKEIRESEAYTTMRDKAFGRRESPADFICKRCVSPNG
- a CDS encoding tetratricopeptide repeat protein; its protein translation is MSMETKAREMVHSVTVATETDRDVLLSRAQDAVQAARWEKALDCYGQLLAGYPGEVAAYLGYGNCLLHLHRSLDDAERVFRDAMERFPENRQATERVAHVAVRKGEHGTALQLYDALRRRFPGYSGAVLGYCDSMIGLGRAQEAEPALRAFLETQPGFYGVHAKLIQILSLQGRHEEMLEAAVKARECLPDDPSAHAAVARALVCLWRYEEAHDVYVGINARFSSSSVGLAGMLWISSLRQIFPLMERYYGEIRQRFPTNLDGPMFVANRLYKLELLERADEVLAELVEAFPDQVEPLLLHAQVAVRADDFETALARFERITSRFPGNYEGQSNYGKMLLRLDKTELAEVHFREMLDLFPSRPGPTLHCARLACKNGRHEEGLALMQALQTRFVGGYPGQVLSGPFSPTRLDFDHEETLFTVLADQFPNRVDIHLSYARMMM
- a CDS encoding TIGR04372 family glycosyltransferase, yielding MSLALDELAPGETTACAGCGQSLEPSKTDIQRLGKSLVKKYMDSLERHIAPWPEHAASQEGKHSRFDCYSTMNEYLKDVRLDVRAQDELSLLMALALELRPWLLVRFGAMQSSYFGHMSMNTENYLSRRDVGIGFTDSYDIFGYGQFVINRQLKRKWDEVLNTSQTATVFASMMPWDSPHSITKEVFANQGADSAQIWRKTEPHLCFSEEELRYARSELERMGIQPESEYVCIGERTSAYRKTILNANKFKQTSNSRDAGFDQFSLAAMALADRGYFVLRMGAASDLDLCSSHPRIIDYASKYRSEFMDLYLGATCRFFAAPPSGVTSIASIFRRPIVFSNYFYTKFTQHWLENILFLLPHLYNKNTQTHLSLAEYALLDQPPGDRWENYGVTFVSNTPEEMLHACLEMDDRLSGVWTETEEDRLRQTRVRQQLESSVRGKKSPNGIPFWESGTPMRSLVGSRFLKDNPALFGPGAMTTSSFEHN